TGATCGTCCCGTCCTTGACGAAGTCATCCAACGGGAGCATGAGATGGTTGGTGTCCCACTCGACCAGCCGGGCGTAGTCCTGCTGAATGATGTCGGGCAGGTTACTGCCGGCCGCCATGGTCGCGAGCCGGGTCCAGTAATCGTTGAACGTGGCAAACTCATAGGTGAACTTGATGCCCGGATGCTGGTCCTGGTACATCTGGAGCACTTTGATCGTGCGGTCGTGCCGGTCCTTGGATCCCCACCACATGATTCGAAGCTCGGTCGGTGCCTGGGCCCACGCGGATGTCACCGGGCGATGCCCGAGCGTCGCCGCGCCCGCGGCGGTCAATCCGGCAACGCGCAGAAACGTGCGTCGTGGCAGCTTGCGCATGGCCAGCGCCTCCCTTCGATTGGCGGGCGAACGGAGACCGGGGTCCCGCCCCCACCGGATGCCCCAACACCCGCCACCTTTCGCAGCCAAACCTGGGCGCCCCTTTCTCCCCGTCCCGCGAAGCGGCTGAACGCGCCGTTTAGCCGGACTAAAGCGTCCGGCCGCCGGAAGGCCGCAGCCCCCCGGGACGCCGAACAGGTCCACGGGCGCCTCCCCACGAGAGGCAGCCCACGGCGCGCGACCGCGGCACGCCCGCGGAGGCGAACATGACGATCCGTCAACTCGAGATCTTCCTCGCGGTCATGCAGTTTGCGAGCGTAACCCGCGCGGCCGAGCGGGTGCGTCTCTCGCCGGGCGCCGTGAGCCTCCAACTGCAGCATCTCGCCGACGAGCTCCACACGGACCTGTTCGTGCGGTCCGGCAACCGCTTTGTGCCGACGCGCGAGGCACTGCGCCTGGCCGAGCGCGCCGGGGAGGTCCTCGGGCAGCTGCGCGAGATCCAGCACGAGTATCAGAGCGACTTCTCGACGGATTTCCGGCCGTTCCACTTCGCCACCGGCACCACGACCTTGATCTATCGGTTGGGACGTCCGCTTCGGCTCCTCCGCACACAGTACCCGAAGACTGAGATCCGCGTCAGCGTGTTGACCACGGAGGAGATCGTGGCCGGCCTGCTCGATCGCCGGTTCGACCTGGGGTTGGTCTCGCTGCCCGTCCGCGAGCGCAATCTCAAAATCATGCCGCTCTACGAGGAGGAGCTCTTGCTGCTGCGCCCGTCGCGCGTGCGGGTCCGAGGCGGCCAGGTCGGTTCGATCCGCCCCGGGGAGCTGGCCAACGTGCCGTTTCTCCTGTATCCGAAGCAGAGCAATATGCGGTCGGTGATCGACCGGTTCTTCCGGGAGATCGACCTGACGCCCAAGGTGGTTATGGAGGCGGCCGACACTGAGGCGATCAAGCGGTTGGTCGAGTCGGGCTTCGGCTGTTCGATCCTCCCGGAATACGCGCTGCGTGGGCAGAGCAGTTTCTTTCGCACGCTGCGCATCGCGGGGCACCGCCTGATCCGCCGCCAGGCGCTCGCGATGCCGCGCACGGCGCACCCGCGGAAGCTCACGGAGTCGATCGCGGAGTTTCTTCAGAGCGTCTTGGCGCCGCGGTGACGCCCGGACCCCGGCACGCCTCCCGGGCCTCGACCGGCACAGCGCACCTGCTCCGCGTGCCTACGTCACGCGCGCCCGGTCGCGCTCCGCGATGAGCGCCAGGACCTCGTCGCCTGGCATGGCGCGGATCGCGCGGTTGAAGATCTCCACCTCGATCGGGCCCTCGTAGCCCGCGGCGTGCGCGGCGACGCGGAGCCGGCGCACTTCGATCACGCCGTCCGCCATCATCCCGCGCCCGAACAGGACGTCGGGAAGCGGCACGATTCACTCGCCGACGTGGAACCCGAAAATCCTCGACCCCGCGCCGGCGATCTCCGCGTCGCAACCGCCAGGCGGCTCCTCTCGCCCGTCTCTCGAATCGTTGCAATCCCATCAACCGCATGGTATGCAAACGAAAGGGCGCGCCCGAATCGGCAGGCCCGATCGGTGCACGCGTGCGCGGCCGCGGGGTGTCGGTCCGGGATGAAGATGGGGTGTTGCATCGCCAGATTTGACCAGGTCGCCGCGCTCGACGCGGCGGGCGGGGACTACTACGAACTACCGGTCGCGACCCTCGTCATGGCCGTCGCGGCGCCAGCCGCGGCGTTCCGCGAAGCGGTCACGCGCACGCGCCTCAAGCCTCTGGCGTACAACGTACTGTTTCCACGCACGCTCCCGCTCGTCGGCCCGTCGGTCGACCGGGATGCGGTGGCGCGCTATTTCATCGAAGCCGTGGAACGGATCGGCGCGGGCGGCGAACGAGTCGTTGTCTTTGGCAGCGGCCAGTCGCGCTCCGTTCCCGAGGCCGTCAGCCGCGCGGTTGCGCTCGACGAGCTCGAGCGGCTCCTCCGGTGGGCTGCCGCTGCCGCCCGGGCGCGCGGCCTCGTGATCGCGCTGGAGCCGCTGCGCCGCGCCGAGAGCAACATCTTCAACACCATTGGCGAGTGCGCCGGGTTCCTGCGAGAGCGGCGGCTCAACGCGATCCGGCTCGTAGCGGATTCGTACCACATGCAGGAGGAAGGCGAGCCGCTGTCCGCCATCGACTCGGCCGGCGACCTCCTCGTCCACGCGCACGTGGCGGACCTCGGACGGCGGCCCCCGGGCCACGGTGGTTACGACTTCGCCGCGTTCTTCCGCCGACTGCGCGCCGCAGGCTATCAAGGCGACTGCTCCATTGAGTGCTCCTGGACCGACTTCCCGGCGGAGATCGCGGACAGCCTCGCGCGGGTGCGACAGGCGGCCGCAGACGCCGGGTGGGCATGATGCCGGTGCGCGAGCGCGAGTACGGCTTCGCGATCGTCGGGTGCGGCGTCATCGCGCCGTTCCACGCCCGCAGCATCACGACCCTGCCCAACGCCCG
The sequence above is drawn from the bacterium genome and encodes:
- a CDS encoding LysR family transcriptional regulator; the protein is MTIRQLEIFLAVMQFASVTRAAERVRLSPGAVSLQLQHLADELHTDLFVRSGNRFVPTREALRLAERAGEVLGQLREIQHEYQSDFSTDFRPFHFATGTTTLIYRLGRPLRLLRTQYPKTEIRVSVLTTEEIVAGLLDRRFDLGLVSLPVRERNLKIMPLYEEELLLLRPSRVRVRGGQVGSIRPGELANVPFLLYPKQSNMRSVIDRFFREIDLTPKVVMEAADTEAIKRLVESGFGCSILPEYALRGQSSFFRTLRIAGHRLIRRQALAMPRTAHPRKLTESIAEFLQSVLAPR
- a CDS encoding TIM barrel protein yields the protein MKMGCCIARFDQVAALDAAGGDYYELPVATLVMAVAAPAAAFREAVTRTRLKPLAYNVLFPRTLPLVGPSVDRDAVARYFIEAVERIGAGGERVVVFGSGQSRSVPEAVSRAVALDELERLLRWAAAAARARGLVIALEPLRRAESNIFNTIGECAGFLRERRLNAIRLVADSYHMQEEGEPLSAIDSAGDLLVHAHVADLGRRPPGHGGYDFAAFFRRLRAAGYQGDCSIECSWTDFPAEIADSLARVRQAAADAGWA